Part of the Nicotiana sylvestris chromosome 2, ASM39365v2, whole genome shotgun sequence genome, ATGTATCCTGCCATGCAAAGAACACATCAAATAACTATTTATCCGGTAATGCTTATTTGATGAAATATGCTGATCTTACATGAAAAGTGTACACATCCTTTCACTTAATTgtgaagatatatatatatatatatatatatatatatccaaaataACATTTATATTATAAAGATTAGAGTTATATGTAGTAACTGCCTAGATTTTTTAAAAGTAATTAATAGTATAGCTTAACTTATTGTTTAATTCTGCACGAGTTTTTTCCCAGACTGACTTACCATTTAGTTCCATATCCTGTGTGGTTTTCCTAAGAACGCCATTTACAATTGTTGCTAACCTGGAGGTCTCAAAGATCACCTGCACCACAGAAATTAATAGATTGGATTTGCAAAAATTCATTTCACAAACAGTTTAATTATCTAAATGTTAAAAAGGATACACTTACAGCCCGTGTGAATCGCATTGCCTTATAATCATTGTAATCAATAGGATCCTCCGGCCTTTTCTTTTCTCTGATTGCCATGTGTTCTTTCTATAAAATTCCAATTAATCAGTTTAATGAAGATGGATTACTAATTAAGCAATGTAGATGTTTAATTGGTAATTCATTTCCTTTTGGACTTACTCTCAGTTCATCAAGAGCTTTTGGATGATCATGAAGATATTTGATGGCCATCATAGAAGTAGTGGAGACAGTTTCATATCCAGAGTACAAAATGGTTATGATTTGATCAATTATCTCATCATCTGTTAATTTGTATCTATTTGTCTTTTCATTCATCAGGAAACCAAGCATGTCTTGTTGGATATTCTTGGAAGCTCTTCTATCTTCTATTAGTTTCCTCAGTATGCTGACAATGTTTTTCCTCGCCTGGACACATTCAAACTTTTTGTTATTATATAAGATTTCAAGAGTAAATAGGTCATTTAAGATTTTAATTTTCTGTACACTGATAGTGTGAAGAGGTTTTATACGATCAGATCATCTAGAAGATGATTATAGATAACTTTTCATAAGAAATGAGATTGGTGAGTTGAATAATAAGGTAGATTACCTACTATAACATGTTAAAATATAccttaatataaaaaaaatttaagttGTTAGTGTATATATTCATTATTAATTAATCAGTTAATTACCTGGAATGAACGACGATAGTTTGTGTTGGGAAGGTTGATAGGGAGTGAAATAGTCCCTAGAACAAGCTTGAAGAATTCAGGCATTATTTCTTGAGCTATTGAGCTAGATTGAATCCCAGCAATTTGTTTCAATGATGAGAGAAATGCCATCTGCACGGGGCGGTTTGTGGGGTGTGGAGggataaaaaaaaaggaatttgttAGCACTTTATTAGAATAGTATTGGAAGAATATATGAAAAAAAATCATAGTAGAGACAAAAAACGCGAATGATTTCTTCCTATTTGTCCCTAACAAAGTGGAATAGTCAATATCAGTAAAATTGATCCTAACACCACCgctataaaaaagaaaaagatagatGAACAATACAAAACAAGACTTTTCTTTAGATTTTGCATAGCTCATAGATATATATACCTACCTCTTTGGTCTTTTCTTGAATATCAATGACATTGTTTTCCAAATTGCTCCAATGGGATCTCATGAATTCATCAATTTTCGGCAAAATTTGGTCTCTTATCATAGTTGGGCTGATTAGAGATAGTAATGCTCCTCTCATATGCTTGTGAGCAGCACCATGGACAGCTGCAATATTGTATTTTCCTAAAATGTCTAACATGGACTGTGGGTAACCTGGGACCAGTCCCTTTGCCTCATTAATCAGAATATATCCATTTAACTCTGGATCCATAGACACAATGGTAGGGCAACCAAGTATGTGGGATTTGAAGAAATTCCCATACCTGTTACACAAACATATACATATCACTTAGGTAAGAATTCAATTAGAGGCCGGGGGAGCTAGAGCTTCGGACGCGGGTTCGGCCGAACCTAGTAGCCTTGGTCCAAACTCTATATTTgtctttaaaaattcattgaatatgtacaaattattaatttagaacccagtaatTTTGAAGGAGTAGAACTCCGTCTCTGATTAGAGGTTATCACTTTTGTCTATAGGAGGACTCTATATGCTATCAATGGAAATAACATGTAATCAAAAGGCAGGATATAATAAATTATAGACATATAAAACACTTGTGATTTTGAAGCATCACTGGAAGATCTACCCTATAAGCTAGTGAATGAAATTTAATGACAGAATCAAAAATTCTATTAAggggattaaaaaaaaaaattagagagTACCATGGCATTTGAATTAAGTTGCTTCCCTTATTTTAGGGAGAATCAACAATTTAATATAATAagaaatttcttttcttttaccaacataccaaataaaaattttcgaaaaagaaaattcaatagaTGCCCTTCAAACTATGACCTCACTGATTATAAGTGGAAGAAAAGAAATGTGTTATGCGCGCGCATATATATAGCTATGCTTTATTAATTTATATCCTGCCCTTTGATTTCGTGCTATTTCCAttgatagcatat contains:
- the LOC104211653 gene encoding cytochrome P450 85A1-like; translation: MAFFLVVVAVIFGLCMLSAALFRWNEIRYSNKSLPPGTMGWPLFGETTQFLQQGPSFMQNQRARYGNFFKSHILGCPTIVSMDPELNGYILINEAKGLVPGYPQSMLDILGKYNIAAVHGAAHKHMRGALLSLISPTMIRDQILPKIDEFMRSHWSNLENNVIDIQEKTKEMAFLSSLKQIAGIQSSSIAQEIMPEFFKLVLGTISLPINLPNTNYRRSFQARKNIVSILRKLIEDRRASKNIQQDMLGFLMNEKTNRYKLTDDEIIDQIITILYSGYETVSTTSMMAIKYLHDHPKALDELRKEHMAIREKKRPEDPIDYNDYKAMRFTRAVIFETSRLATIVNGVLRKTTQDMELNGYIIPKGWRIYVYAREVNYDSRFYPDAYTFNPWRWLDKSLEYQNSFLIFGGGTRLCPGKEFGVAEISTFLHYFVTRYRWEEVGGDKLMKFPRVQAPNGLRIRVSTY